A single region of the Planctomycetia bacterium genome encodes:
- a CDS encoding TrbI/VirB10 family protein produces PRSRYELQAGHVIPAALVTALNSDLPGRVIAQVTAPVYDSVTGNHLLIPQGSRLIGTYRDGARHGDNRILLAWNRLILPNGWSINLENMDASDPSGASGLTDRTDNHLDRLAAAIALSSVIAVAANEVEDNESSGLVPSLGDAAAQQAAQTGARVVDRELAVRPTLRVRAGAPVRVLVTRDIQLRPYVGGGR; encoded by the coding sequence CGCCGCGCTCGCGGTACGAATTGCAGGCGGGGCATGTTATTCCTGCAGCGTTGGTCACAGCGCTCAATTCTGACTTGCCCGGCCGCGTCATCGCGCAGGTGACGGCGCCGGTTTATGACAGCGTGACGGGCAATCATCTGCTGATTCCGCAGGGATCACGGCTCATCGGCACGTATCGTGACGGCGCGCGCCATGGCGACAACCGCATCCTGCTTGCCTGGAATAGACTTATCCTGCCAAATGGCTGGAGCATCAACCTTGAGAACATGGATGCGAGCGATCCGTCTGGCGCGTCGGGGCTGACGGACAGAACCGATAATCATCTTGATCGGCTCGCCGCCGCGATCGCGTTGTCGTCCGTCATTGCCGTTGCGGCCAATGAGGTTGAGGACAATGAATCGAGCGGACTGGTCCCAAGTCTCGGTGACGCCGCCGCGCAACAGGCAGCACAGACGGGCGCGCGAGTTGTCGATCGAGAACTCGCAGTACGGCCGACGTTGCGTGTGCGCGCGGGTGCTCCCGTGCGCGTGCTGGTCACGCGCGACATTCAATTGCGACCATACGTCGGCGGCGGACGCTAG